From Myxococcales bacterium, a single genomic window includes:
- a CDS encoding GNAT family N-acetyltransferase has translation MKWKKTTDADVSLLAGMNRQLREDEAPLAEPLQIDFEQRMRGWLTGDYSAVLFELDGQPVAYALWRDNEGRGIYLRQFFVVPERRRQGLGRTAMELLVAEVLPPGTDVTLEVLEQNPPGLAFWRALGFGAYARTLLRPSHAAPVIRPIGPDDDWAMVTELLHRAYAPLAARGLKFHASYQDETVTRRRAGEGECFVVLLDGRLVGTVTALPGGRESKSSWYRRADTASMGQLAVDPVHQGRGIGRALMGRAEQRAVENGAQWIAIDTSEHASELIATYRRRGYEVVESVRWDVTNYQSVVLAKRL, from the coding sequence ATGAAGTGGAAGAAGACGACCGATGCCGACGTGTCGCTGCTCGCCGGCATGAACCGGCAGCTCCGCGAGGATGAGGCTCCGCTCGCCGAGCCGCTGCAGATTGACTTCGAACAGCGCATGCGCGGATGGCTGACCGGTGATTATTCCGCTGTGCTCTTCGAGCTGGACGGCCAGCCCGTCGCCTACGCGTTGTGGCGGGACAACGAAGGAAGAGGCATCTACCTCCGCCAGTTCTTTGTCGTTCCGGAGCGCCGTCGGCAAGGACTGGGGCGCACGGCGATGGAGCTTCTCGTTGCGGAAGTCCTGCCGCCCGGTACCGATGTCACGCTCGAGGTCCTCGAGCAGAATCCTCCCGGTCTCGCGTTCTGGCGGGCCCTGGGGTTCGGAGCCTACGCGAGGACGTTGTTGCGTCCGAGTCACGCTGCTCCTGTCATTCGCCCGATCGGACCTGATGACGACTGGGCCATGGTGACCGAACTGCTGCACCGCGCGTACGCGCCGCTGGCGGCGCGAGGCCTGAAGTTCCACGCGAGCTACCAAGACGAGACGGTGACGAGACGAAGAGCCGGCGAGGGCGAATGCTTCGTTGTGCTGTTAGATGGCAGGCTCGTGGGCACAGTTACGGCACTTCCTGGGGGCCGCGAGAGTAAATCCTCGTGGTACCGGCGCGCCGATACCGCGAGCATGGGCCAGCTCGCCGTCGACCCAGTCCACCAAGGCCGCGGCATCGGTCGTGCGCTGATGGGTCGTGCGGAGCAACGAGCGGTGGAGAACGGCGCGCAGTGGATCGCCATCGACACCTCGGAGCATGCCTCCGAGCTGATCGCGACCTATCGTCGACGCGGGTACGAGGTCGTCGAGTCGGTGAGGTGGGACGTGACCAACTACCAGAGCGTTGTGCTCGCGAAGCGGCTTTAG